A single region of the Pseudomonas granadensis genome encodes:
- a CDS encoding SfnB family sulfur acquisition oxidoreductase, with protein MSSLADANVQSDLDIAPLLLPAQVLRNDAQAIKAAHELAQVARVQAAKRDRQRRLPWSEIEQFTRSGLGSIAIPREYGGPQVSFVTLAEVFAIISAADPALGQIPQNQFGIIHLVLGCASAAQKQQLFDSVLQGWRIGNAGPERGSKNTLELKARISADGDDYLINGQKFYSTGALFAHWVAVKALNDEGKQVLAFVRRGTPGLRIVDDWSGFGQRTTASGTILLNNVRVESSLVIDNWKINETPNTQGAVSQLIQAAIDAGIARGAIDDAIEFVKTRARPWIDAKVDRASDDLYVIADIGKLKIELHAAEALLRKAGQVLDQVHAAPITAASAARASIAVAEAKVLTTEISLLASEKLFELAGSRATLAEFNLDRHWRNARVHTLHDPVRWKYHAVGAYRLNGTLPARHSWI; from the coding sequence ATGTCCAGTCTGGCCGATGCAAACGTCCAGTCGGATCTGGACATCGCCCCGCTGTTGTTGCCCGCGCAGGTCTTGCGCAACGACGCCCAGGCCATCAAGGCTGCCCATGAGCTGGCGCAGGTCGCCCGCGTTCAGGCGGCGAAACGCGATCGTCAGCGCAGGTTGCCGTGGTCGGAAATCGAGCAGTTCACCCGCAGCGGCCTGGGCAGCATTGCCATCCCGCGCGAATACGGTGGCCCACAGGTTTCGTTCGTCACGCTGGCGGAAGTCTTCGCCATCATCTCCGCCGCCGACCCGGCGTTGGGGCAAATCCCGCAGAACCAGTTCGGCATCATTCATCTGGTCCTTGGCTGCGCCAGCGCGGCGCAGAAACAGCAGTTGTTCGACAGTGTTCTGCAAGGCTGGCGCATCGGCAATGCCGGCCCGGAACGCGGCAGCAAAAATACCCTGGAACTGAAAGCGCGGATCAGCGCCGATGGCGATGATTATCTGATAAACGGCCAGAAGTTCTACTCCACCGGCGCACTGTTTGCGCACTGGGTGGCGGTCAAAGCGCTGAACGACGAAGGTAAGCAAGTGCTGGCGTTCGTCCGGCGCGGCACGCCGGGTTTGCGCATCGTCGACGACTGGTCGGGCTTCGGTCAGCGCACCACCGCCAGCGGCACGATTTTGCTCAACAACGTGCGCGTCGAGTCGAGCCTGGTCATCGACAACTGGAAGATCAACGAAACGCCGAATACCCAGGGCGCCGTGTCGCAGTTGATTCAGGCGGCCATCGATGCCGGCATCGCTCGTGGCGCGATTGACGATGCGATCGAATTCGTCAAAACCCGTGCACGGCCGTGGATCGACGCCAAGGTCGATCGCGCCAGCGATGACCTCTACGTGATCGCCGATATCGGCAAACTGAAGATCGAATTGCATGCCGCCGAAGCGCTGCTGCGCAAGGCAGGCCAAGTGCTCGATCAGGTGCACGCCGCACCGATCACCGCGGCCTCCGCCGCGCGTGCGTCGATCGCCGTGGCCGAAGCGAAAGTGCTGACCACCGAGATTTCCTTGCTTGCCAGCGAAAAGCTTTTCGAACTGGCCGGCAGCCGCGCGACCCTCGCCGAATTCAACCTCGACCGCCACTGGCGCAACGCCCGGGTGCACACCCTGCACGACCCGGTGCGCTGGAAATACCACGCGGTCGGCGCCTATCGCCTCAACGGCACGCTGCCTGCTCGTCACTCCTGGATCTGA
- a CDS encoding LLM class flavin-dependent oxidoreductase, with product MSAAKKKILLNAFNMNCIGHINHGLWTHPRDTSTRYNTIEYWTELAQLLERGLFDGLFIADIVGVYDVYQNSLDVTLKEAIQLPVNDPLLLVSAMAAVTKNLGFGLTANLTYEAPYLFARRLSTLDHLSRGRVGWNIVTGYLDSAAKAMGLSAQVEHDRRYDQADEYLQVLYKLWEGSWENDAVLNDREQRIYAQPDKVHKVEHKGEFYQVDGYHLCEPSPQRTPVLFQAGSSERGLQFAGRHAECVFISGQNKSSTKAQVDKVRASAVAAGRNPEDIKVFMGLNVIVGASEEAAWAKHAEYLGYASAEAGVAHFSASTGIDFSRYEIDEPIQYVKSNAIQSATKTLQNNDWTRRKLLDQHALGGRYITVVGSPEQVADELESWIAETGLDGFNLTRIVTPESYVDFIDLVIPELQRRGSYKTAYDSGTLREKLFHGEAQLPERHTGSAFRR from the coding sequence ATGAGCGCGGCGAAAAAGAAGATTCTGCTCAACGCGTTCAACATGAACTGCATCGGCCATATCAATCACGGCTTGTGGACGCATCCGCGCGATACCTCGACCCGTTACAACACGATCGAATACTGGACCGAACTGGCGCAATTGCTCGAACGCGGCCTGTTCGACGGCTTGTTCATCGCCGACATCGTCGGGGTGTATGACGTCTACCAGAACTCGCTCGACGTGACGCTGAAAGAGGCGATCCAGTTGCCGGTCAACGACCCTTTGCTGCTGGTCTCGGCAATGGCTGCTGTGACGAAAAATCTCGGCTTTGGCCTCACCGCCAATCTCACCTACGAAGCGCCGTATCTGTTCGCCAGGCGTCTGTCGACGCTCGATCATTTGAGCCGTGGCCGGGTGGGCTGGAACATCGTTACCGGCTATCTCGACAGCGCCGCCAAAGCCATGGGGCTGAGCGCGCAGGTAGAACATGACCGCCGTTACGACCAGGCCGACGAGTATTTACAGGTGCTCTACAAACTCTGGGAAGGCAGCTGGGAAAACGACGCGGTGCTCAACGACCGCGAGCAGCGCATCTACGCGCAGCCGGACAAAGTCCATAAGGTCGAGCACAAGGGTGAGTTTTATCAGGTCGACGGTTATCACCTGTGCGAACCGTCGCCGCAGCGTACGCCGGTGCTGTTTCAGGCCGGCAGTTCCGAGCGCGGTTTGCAGTTCGCCGGGCGCCACGCCGAGTGCGTGTTCATCAGCGGCCAGAACAAATCGTCGACCAAGGCACAAGTGGACAAGGTCCGCGCCAGTGCGGTTGCTGCGGGACGCAACCCCGAAGACATCAAGGTGTTCATGGGCCTTAATGTGATTGTCGGCGCCAGCGAAGAAGCGGCCTGGGCCAAGCACGCCGAATACCTCGGCTACGCTAGCGCCGAGGCCGGCGTGGCGCATTTTTCCGCCTCCACCGGCATCGACTTCTCCCGGTACGAAATCGACGAACCGATCCAGTACGTGAAAAGCAACGCGATCCAGTCGGCCACCAAAACCCTGCAGAACAACGACTGGACCCGGCGCAAATTGCTCGACCAGCACGCCCTCGGTGGCCGCTACATCACCGTGGTCGGCTCGCCCGAGCAAGTGGCCGATGAGCTGGAGTCGTGGATCGCCGAAACCGGGCTGGATGGCTTCAACCTGACCCGCATCGTCACGCCGGAAAGCTATGTGGATTTCATCGATCTGGTGATTCCCGAACTACAGCGGCGCGGCTCGTACAAGACCGCGTATGACAGCGGCACCTTGCGCGAAAAGCTGTTTCACGGCGAGGCGCAGTTGCCCGAGCGACACACAGGCTCCGCGTTTCGCCGCTAA
- a CDS encoding SfnB family sulfur acquisition oxidoreductase, translating to MTFSQPVALITSDEQALIVASDLAEDFQRDSALRDRERRLPLPELEVFSRSGLWGISVPKAYGGAGVSNVTLAKVIALIAQADGSLGQIPQNHFYALEVLRVNGSEQQKQRLYAEVLAGQRFGNALAELGTKTAHDRVTSLKRDGDGYRINGRKFYATGAIYAQRIPTSVVDENGVQQLAFVPRNSKGLSVIDDWSGFGQRTTGSGSVVFEDVYVAAEDVLPFQSAFERPTTVGPLAQILHAAIDTGIARAAYEDALHFVRSKTRPWIDSGNDKATEDPLTLKSFGHLSIRLHASEALLERAGEFLDAAQADTNAETVAAASIAVAEARAISTEISLAAGSTLFELAGSQATLAEHGLDRHWRNARVHTLHDPVRWKYHAVGNYYLNDENPPLRGTI from the coding sequence ATGACTTTTTCCCAACCCGTCGCGCTCATCACCAGCGATGAGCAAGCCCTGATCGTCGCCAGCGACCTGGCCGAAGATTTCCAACGCGACAGCGCCCTGCGCGATCGTGAAAGGCGCCTGCCGCTGCCCGAGCTGGAGGTGTTTTCCCGCTCCGGCCTGTGGGGCATCAGCGTGCCCAAGGCGTACGGCGGCGCTGGCGTGTCCAACGTGACCCTGGCCAAAGTCATCGCCCTGATCGCGCAGGCCGACGGTTCGCTCGGGCAGATTCCGCAAAACCATTTCTACGCACTGGAAGTGCTGCGGGTCAACGGCAGCGAGCAGCAAAAACAACGCCTGTACGCCGAGGTTCTCGCCGGCCAGCGTTTCGGCAATGCCTTGGCGGAACTGGGTACTAAAACCGCTCACGACCGCGTAACCAGTCTCAAGCGCGACGGCGATGGTTATCGCATCAACGGCCGCAAGTTCTACGCGACCGGGGCGATTTACGCGCAGCGCATTCCGACCTCGGTGGTGGACGAAAATGGCGTGCAGCAACTGGCCTTCGTCCCACGTAACAGCAAAGGTCTGAGCGTGATCGACGACTGGAGTGGTTTCGGCCAGCGCACCACTGGCAGCGGCTCGGTAGTCTTCGAAGATGTATACGTCGCGGCTGAAGACGTGCTTCCGTTTCAAAGTGCTTTCGAACGGCCGACCACGGTCGGCCCGCTGGCACAAATTCTTCACGCCGCCATCGATACCGGTATCGCTCGCGCCGCTTACGAGGACGCCTTGCATTTCGTCCGCAGCAAGACGCGGCCGTGGATCGACTCCGGCAATGACAAAGCCACCGAGGACCCGCTGACCCTGAAGAGCTTCGGTCACCTGAGTATCCGCCTGCACGCCAGCGAAGCCCTGCTTGAACGTGCCGGCGAATTCCTTGATGCCGCACAGGCTGACACCAACGCCGAAACCGTTGCAGCGGCCTCAATCGCCGTCGCCGAAGCACGCGCGATCAGCACGGAAATATCGCTGGCGGCGGGCAGCACATTGTTCGAACTGGCCGGCAGCCAGGCCACCCTCGCCGAGCACGGCCTCGATCGCCACTGGCGCAACGCCCGCGTGCACACGCTGCACGACCCGGTGCGCTGGAAATATCACGCCGTTGGCAATTACTACCTCAACGATGAAAACCCTCCGCTGCGAGGGACGATCTGA